The segment gaagaggaagatcaaagaacacactgagttGGAAATCGGAAGCAAACAAAAGGATAAATAGCAAATAGAAACAACCGGGAAAGTTAGAGCAGGACAGAGTtaggtggagaatgctggtggcgGCCGATCTTGTTTCACGATGagtaacagatgtaagtaagtaaggcaACTTATCAATATGTTCTAAGCGTATGtacatattttaaatattctattcaAAATAAGTACAAGTATATCAATTACTGAATTACTATTCTCTTATTAATTAACATTCTGTTTCCGTATTAAATGGAATTTTCTTAGATTCAATCGTTATCTAAAGTAAACAATGGTTGTTGTTAAGTGTTTTCGAACTGGAACTCAATAACAACAAAAGGAGTTCAGTTTAAATTTTTAGTGATGGTATATTTTTCGAACTGAAAATTTGAATATTGCAAAGCTTTCATAGTCAATCTGAACAACTTTGTTAATATGGATTATAAGTTCAAGTAATTGTGGATTACTCTCAAATATCTAAAACCAAAATATCGTAAGAAATTTGTTCATCTTtgtgtatatttatttgttatcttCATATTAGAGTTATCAAGTGGTTATATTACACGCCTTTACCGTTATCCTACGTTAATATTTACCAACTAGCAGGAAAGTAATTGTGTAACTTTATGTTATGTTTACAAAGATTTTGAAAGTTTGTGTTCTAGTATATCATACTTTTCAATCATTCTTTTAATCATACCGATTCTTGTTCAGGAAAGCTGCCTCTCAGATTATACTTAACCGTTGAACTAAAATTCTGAAACATTGTTTTCCTttgaaatttcatcataaaatgatggtattttcttttattttaaatacatGGAACTCAGTCTTTTTTTGCTCGTTTTGAATCATTTCAAACAGGATACCTTTTCAACCATTCAGTTTTTGAAACTTCTAACTAAACGAATTCCAGCTTATTTGTATCTGTTACAATGACtatgatttatttttaactAAAATTTTGAAGCAACTGTAAACTAAACAGTGTTGTGAAAGGATAGTTTGTTGTTGGTCAGGTATTTAACACGGCCCTCTGATTGgttaaataaaaatgttgaCAACTCTCAAAATGAACCAATCAATTTTCAAGGTTACATAATGATAGAGCACACACTAAGCATCAAAGTACTATTGGTTTAAATTAGTTCGAATATATGGTAGTCGGATGAAATGGTTTCTCATTCACGTTTCATGAcactaaattaataatttaattgtaATCAATATGGAGATTAAAATGAGTTATCCATTTAGTAGTAATGACTGAAACTACTAGAAAAATTGTTGTTGTTGGCGATGGAATGGTTGGGAAAACTGCTTTATTGTCAGCGTTTGTAAATGGTGCATTTCAGGACTGCTATATTCCAACAGTATTTGAAACATCAGCTAAAGAAGTTGATCTGCCAGATGGTCGTCATTTAACTTTGGGTTTGTGGGATACAGGGGGTCAAGAGGAATTCGATCAAATTCGGCAACTTGCATATCCTGGTGCAAGTTTAATTCTGCTTTGTTACGCAGTTGATTGTCCAACTAGTTTGGAAAATATTGTGCACACATGGCTAGATGAAGTAAAATGCTACTGTCCACAAATACCACTCATACTGGTCGGATGTAAAGCTGATAAACGTGTGGTCATTGCACCAGGAAAGTCTAATAACTTAACTATGAATGCATCGCAGACAGCTTTGATCGATCCAAATGATGTAGAAAAGGTTAGTAAACAAATTGGTGCACAAATTGTTATCGAATGTTCTGCTTTGACAAGATCCAATGTAAATAGTGTGTTTGAATTAGCTGCACGGATTATACTAGATGTAGAAAGAGAAAATATGCGAGCATCGAAATTCTATAACATACTTCCAATCCATAGAAAGAAATCAATTTCAAATGGTGCAGTAACTGGGACCTCACTTATTACACGTCGAAGCTCTGGACTGAAACGACGTATTTCCAGTTCAaactatttttgttttttaagaAGACGGTGAGTTATTTCATGCAAGGTATGATGAGTAAATAACAAAATCGAGGAATAATATGCTATTGAATGTTCCGAAGTCTTTCCCTCTTCTTATTTCAAAATATGGATACATAATAATGCTTTCATAAAGCTCAAAATAATTCCGTTTTTCTTAAATGAACAGCCAATGTCTTTCATATGTTGATATTATAGGAGATTATATGCATATTACAAATAATGATATCGATAATGATAACATACTTTCATTTGAGTCAATCTATTGATTGTTGGAACTATATTGTGTAAATACAAGAGTTCAATGTACATCAGCATGTCAGAGGAACTGTGATCATGATGATTCAATTCCATATGTGCACTCTATTATGAATACTACATTTGTTGACCAAATATGCACAAAAATAATGTATAAATGGATGGTATTCTTTTAATTGTATGaaatgttgataataataatattcaaattGATGGATTTAGGTATGCTTAAACCTATTCATGCTCCACTAATAACTATGTACCCGTGAAATTAATAATTCTGAACTTATGAAATGAAACTGATTACTCtaccataaataaataaatttttaactgTTTAGCACATACCCATTtgtattattacctttattacaATATAATCATCATCGTTATAATTAACCATGATACCGATCGTTAAGATGTCAGTAATATTGAGTACCGCTAGCGTTTTCCACACTTTTATTCAGAAATAAAGACCGATTAGGTGACATAAAATTCCATATTTTTCAAGTTATTGCAAGCTCTTTATAATTAGTATTTTCTCATGAATTTGAGAAAATGAGTTTTAGTGTGCAGGAGTAGTAGTACTATGTTTTCTAGGAACTTGATTTTAGTCGGCTAGGACTAACTAGTTGAATTTCCTTAAAAAAAAGTGTAATACAGGCAAATTAAATTTTTCTATATCAGACATCAGATTGAGGATCAACCAATGAGACCTGGAGATTACTGATTTCTACTCCATATAGAAGAATGGTTTCTAAACAGTGACGAAGCAACACTTAAATACTCTCCTCTATATAATTAAAAAATGATATTAGCAAACAAACGGGAgagtaatatttattcaaataagaTGAGTTCAACAGAATTCCAGTTATTAAGGGAGACTAGAAGGAAATTCTGTTGTCACTGACAGATTTTCAGTATTAGTTGATTTCAAGGACACGACAACTGTAAAACTTAAAGAGTTTAATGTGTTATTTCTAACATAgtcaaaatttaaaaaacacTATCTGCGCAACATTTTACAAAACTGTGCAAAGCATTTTTTCAAGGATAACATTACCAAATAGTGTAGTATTTTCAGCAAGACAATTAAGGTATTTTCACTGTGTTCAGGGATATAATATGAAACTAAACAACAGTTCGAATATATCTTTATCATGACTTGAATCAGTTGTTCATAAGAGTTGGTGATAGATGCAATTGTTGACTACTCTAATAGAGATTATGAAGATAAATTTTTATCGTAGCAGTCTGAAAACATAAAAGAGGCAGACTAAAGACACATTTCACTGAGAAATGGAAagagacatcaaaagaatgtaTAGTACttagaaacaactggaaaggattactcgAGACAGTATTGCTTAAAGATTTCTTGTCAGCAGCCTTTGCTTCATGAGGAGTAAAAGAAGTCTGAAAAATTAATCAACTTGATTAAAATGATGTTTTAAAATTAACCATCCAACCATTGAATTTTGAATTAATACGCATCAACTTTTggagaataaatgaattattctgtttaaataaatttctcaCTTTTTCCAAATTTTGATGTACATTGTCTAATTTTCAAGCATTGTCAACATAAGCAATTTCGAAACTTGCCCCATAATACTTCCATACTAAATGTCAACTTAATTGACTTTCCATTGTAAAAGTACTTGGAATTAATACAGAAGTTTTGTTAACAAAACTTTTCTGGTGTATATTTGTGTATGTCTATAATCTAATTTAATATTGATCTCTGTCAACTTATCGGATTACtaaaatttttcatatatttactCTGATCCTGTTTTGACTGCAACTTACTGAACTATGTCAAAATACATTAGTACCTAAATAAGTGAGTTCGATCAATAATTTCAGTTCAGGCTTTAAGTAAATTTGAAACATTAACAACTTCTGAGTAATAAACTCCTTTCAAAATTCGCAGTATCAATTAACGAAAACTAATATGGTTCAGTAGATAAAGAGAATCTGCTCTTAAAGAATCAACTGCTAACTGAGTAAAACGACTTGTTTACTCAATAACTACATATGATTTCAGTAACTATAAGTACATAACAACCGGAAGAAAGATTTGTTGATATGACTAAACAAAATTAAGAGTAAGAAAAATTGTATCTGTCAGATTTTTCCACTCATCCATTCACATATTTATCACTTCTTAGGTTAGCAGTAAATGTCTTCAGTATTCATactctttttttcctctataaAGTAACCAAAGACAAGATCTTCGCTGTTAAACATTGAAGGTTTTTGAACTTGATAACATTTATCTCGGTATAGTAGATCACGCAATTAAGTAATAACAGAAAAGGTAAATTACTGTCAATCCTATCCATTGTATAATATGCATAATTAATAAATGAACATAGAAATATTCTTTAAATATCAAGTTATTTTGATAGTAATTCTCAACGAAAAATGACTCCAATTAAAGAATCATTGAAATCTAGTAAGCCCTGGGCATTTACAACATCCAACTTCGAAAGTTAGAAACCTTTAGGTACTGATAGTACAAGGTAGCTCAGTCATGGAATTCAAATTGAAATGTTGTACAACTAGCAAAATCTAGTCAACAGAGTTACCTAGATAAAACATTAGATATACATAATTTTTTATCATTCACTGTTCTACTGTCACGGTTTAGCTATACTGAAAGCTTGTTTCTAAGTACTTGGTAAGTGTGTTGttagaaaaaaagatttttcaGATATTTAGCCTGACAGTAATCGGTTATGTAGACCGACGGTGAATTTAGTTATTTTCTTTTCATCACTCTTTATTATCTGGTAAATCTTACATCCCTACAATTTCGCTTCATTCTATTAGATCACAATAATCGTCATTGGTTGATCattattctttttgttttacATATTAGGCCTTTCATTTAGGTATGTGATTCCATTTATTTACCTGTTAATCCATTTATTCAGACCACCTCTTTATTGAATTTACTCTCAGAGACTTAATGACTCTATGTCATTTGGCTTCCGATGCGAAAAGATTTGTCTAGGTTGTAGAATCAATAAAATACGAATTGATTCATGTATTTATGCTACTATCCATAGATCTCATTGAAATATTTAATCTTGACTGCCTTCCAACATCCGCAATACCTTATCGATTAACAGCTTAGATCATAACTTTAGACGGGAATGTGTTTCGTTTCTATCCAAACTCAAAAGATAATAAATACGAAGGGTATAAgtgtaattaattttttttatcatcgAACTCAAGATTTCTACCATTTTATGTCTTTAGGCTACTGGTAGAAATATGTTATTCttattatgaaaattaaaagtctTTGGTTTTATTCCATGTAGGAAGAAATCACTGTTTAGTACTCCATTGTGTTTAATCATTAACTGACTAATAACAGTTCGTTATACAACTTCGTTTTTAAACCTACTAAACTTAATTACATTTCCTTGAATGCTATTCTATGAGATAAAATCTAATAATAGCACTAAATGACAAAAAAGTATAACATCAACGTTACACATCAAATCATATGCTGTTGTATTGATTGATGGAGTTTAAATACTGTAATTTCAAACTGTATTTTCACACTAGTTAGCCATTAGCTTTCATATACAATCTGATGGTTTTTTGCAACCtttaatcaataaacattttaaatctACTCTACACAAATGCTTAGTAATATTCTAatcatattattgattttaaatatgtgatatatatatatatatatatagctgtaTGCGGGTTTCCTTTGTGGTATGAATAATGGTGTCtcgttgttttgttgttgttgagacgTGAACATGCGCACACATTCGATTGATTTGTTACAACAACATCCAGCACGCATCATCATAACTGTTTGATTGAATAGAAAAAGTGTAATTTGGCCAAAAAATAGTATTATTATATTTGTTTTACCGATCTTATTGTTGCTGAATTTCTAAACATGAATATTAGTTGGAAAGACAATTGCGATAAGGCATGATGTAAATAAATGGTAAAAAGAGCATGCTATTGATGTTTTATAGTGAATAGATAAAAACAGTTGACGTGGATATTACACAATTTAGATGAATATTTGCAAATCAGATGTTAAAAAGAAACAGATTATGTAAGATTGTTGGGAATGTCACGTACCAATTTAAATGAGACCatttcttctgataataaatagataaaactTGAAAGTAAGTTTGACAACTGAATATGATAAACATGTCATTCTATGTCTCCGCAACATAAGGGTAATtcattcattgttattttatcATGAGGTATCTTTTATTCTCGCAGTAAAATTGTTTTCCATGAAGAGTTCTAATAAGGAATGAAACTTAATATTACACGATCTATTTGAAGGGAACCTTGGTTTTAAAACTGGAATTATTGGCGACATGCTTATCTTTATACGGCACAGCACTAGTGATTCACAAACTTAGCCTTTATTGAAAGAACAGTAGTAAATGATAAGTTAAGGTCTAAtgaaaatattgtttgtttgtcaaTATTTAATCTTCAGTTGTACTGATAAACCTTAATTATAAATGTCGAGGTATACCTATCGATATTATACTGTAATGGTATACATAAACTCGAGAGCTATCTAACTACTTCATAATATAAAGAGTTAAATTTATGTCAGGACTGACCACATTATTAGACTAAGTTGACGAATTTTTGGTAGTCCATAAACCCTTTGTATGCTTCTTCCTACCGATTTAAGACGCTCAAAGAAGCAGATTAATTTGCTAATCATGGCAAAGTAAATACCATATTGAAATTTTGGACCGAACTTACGCGTATAGAAGTCAATAAATCAATCCGTTTTCTATTCATGGCCTTCAGCTACCATTGATTCCTAACAATAGTCATTCTCTGTCCTGCACATAGTGAATAGATTCAAACATATTCTTTTGTATGCATTTTATCATGTTTAGTTTTAATGGTTACTTTCGGTCTTAATTGTAAATGCACATAACCCATATGGTTTAttaatgattcattcattttgtaATATACATGAGACTCATCGTTCACCCTTTATATATAGAGAATTTCTGAACCAGTTATATAAACACTTGTGTTTGTAAAACCTTAAGGGAGAAATTACTGCAGAATttatggtttaaattgttttttttcctaATTATATTGAGGTTCATCTAATAAATAACTCATAATTATGCATATTGGACGATTACTTACCATTCTCATAGAATGGTAGTTGGATAAGGTTGGGAATTGTTTGAACTATTAAACGGCAGCTCATTAACCTAGGATTAAGAGCTCGTAAAGAGACCTGAAGGTATTAGATTCAATCCGTGTTGAGGTCTAGGATGAGCACTGTTAACGAGTCCCATATTATGATAAAACGGCTGTCtcgtgcttccatgttttcagcGGTTTCCTGGAGAAGGTCATTATGTGATGCAAACTACAAAATGAAGATCGCTTTTTCAAAATCCACTCTCTGAAAACATTTTTAAAGCTGGAACACTGGGAACTGATTCATATCAAATGATTCATTATTTCAACAGAAGTTATCCAAATAGATGTTAATATTGTGCATGAAGTGCCAACCATTATAGTTTACTGTAATTCATAAATCGGTCTAATATTCATCTGCTCTAATATATATTTGCATGGATATTGAAAATACCTTTAACagttataaatataaacaagtATCAATGAATTTATTCAGATATGAACTATACATCTTCTGTTAGCTGTTGATAACTATTTGAATTTCTAAACTGAGCGTAATGAATAGAAATAGACAGGTATAAAAAATTCCGTCATTTATTATATCTCCATGTttcgaaataaaataaaaattattttaatggtttaaagatccccatcatattaaaagactaatatttgaacgaagaatattcttttcgataaattctcttcaggttctacaattatatatccaaattaataatccgaaaaaatggccaggttaaaggcaaagtacatcgtttaaagcatgtaaatttaggattgtcaaaccaaatagaataaaattatcattgttgatatgactcatatagaatgttaatttGAATCTGTATCTATGTTAAGTGAagatttaagatctgtgatcagaataaatatgggtcagatagggtgggagagatatgatagtgcaattacaattcgatcaagtggaagattaaattgtgcgaaaaattagtgagacgtaataaaGAGGGATCAATGagaagtgaataataataataataataataaaccccctttgtgtattcaaaaacagtttgttctctccttaaacctaccctggtaatatatgcttattatccagagtgattaggtgtcaaattgttttcacaatattttatcattattatccttgtctattcttatccttatttccagtctagttgaccttttatttttaaataataataatatattaattatcagaaggggttttgtggagatttagtatgtttcatagttttccatggtggtctagcttcaattgactcatgctttcaactatgaataataatatacaaagatttgtgaataaagataagagagacaattgcatttgactacgaaaggtagtaagtacatagtcaaattaggtcatccaatagctaagattactattgattaattgaccTTGTGGTTGACCAAGGGAGGAGCAGgcgttggagatatttcttctgcaCGCATGgctccggtttcttcatcctgatggctactgcctccgcattatttcttattcatttcagttttctgtatgattgtttattaaaatatcgagtttttaaaataattccATTACTTGATTTAGAGAACATTTAGTCTTATCAGTTAATTATCCTTCTCGTGGAGATTTTAATTTCTTAGTATAcaatatatttttcaaaactatAATATCTGCTTTATAAAATGACTGAATACTGTAATCTACTAACTTGGTATACagtatgaaataaaaataatctctAATATTTGATTTGAGGAAATTTCTAGTAGCTTACTGAAATAACAAAAGAGTTCGTGTAGTAGTTTTTGTAGTTAAGATTCATCTTAAACTATTTTCACTAATTTTTAACCTGTATTTTTCTGAAGATTATTTGTATGTCAGTGTAAGGAATTAGAAAAAATCTACACTAAACAAGATTGGATACACGATACTATTTGTCAACACAGCCAAGGACTCTTGGTTGCGATTGCGGTTGAATAGAATATCTTATTCTTGTTCTACTTCTTGCCAATCTAAAAGATGAATCTTGCTTTGAAGAAACCACACAAGACTGATTTACACAAATAGGAGTAGCCTACAAATAAACCCTTGAGAGTTAGATAAGAAATTAGCACATCAAAGTTACATGTCATTGAGAAAAAAGCTACGTTGGGAGTCGTAAAAATGGATTACACCTCGAATAAGGAATTTTAACAGACCAACAACAAAGTTTCAAATGTTTACCAAACAAAATAATAGACACGTACGTATATTCACATATATCCCACTGATAGTTTTTTTATTACCATTTTAAACTTATTTGCCAATACACTGAATTAACTAAGCCTAGTAGAAACTCCTCGTGTGTTCGTTCAGAATAATTGTTTGCAATGATCCAAGTTGTATGCATGAAATTTTACTACCTTTTATCAAACTTAGTCAATTTATGACATGATCCTAATCTAATTCCATATCATCAATGGGTAAGTGTTTCGATTTTGAGTTTGTTGTCTCCACAGGTAGCAGCTACAATAAAATTTCTGCAGTTCTTTTTGAAACCTAGTTGTGACTAGTACATAATTGTCTTGATTTGATACATCATAAATGGACGAATGTTAacccaccattaaaaacctggaagcgctggacggtcctag is part of the Schistosoma mansoni strain Puerto Rico chromosome 1, complete genome genome and harbors:
- a CDS encoding putative rho3 GTPase, which produces MTETTRKIVVVGDGMVGKTALLSAFVNGAFQDCYIPTVFETSAKEVDLPDGRHLTLGLWDTGGQEEFDQIRQLAYPGASLILLCYAVDCPTSLENIVHTWLDEVKCYCPQIPLILVGCKADKRVVIAPGKSNNLTMNASQTALIDPNDVEKVSKQIGAQIVIECSALTRSNVNSVFELAARIILDVERENMRASKFYNILPIHRKKSISNGAVTGTSLITRRSSGLKRRISSSNYFCFLRRR